Proteins from one Ciconia boyciana chromosome 26, ASM3463844v1, whole genome shotgun sequence genomic window:
- the MSTO1 gene encoding protein misato homolog 1 isoform X3 yields the protein MRPGWRGGAGRQGDAGGGGDAAAGAVRGLRGRPLVGAAGRRAAQSRRGRRAPRRRAAPPRAGGGRPGDAHAAPGGAGAERDGEVAAYLECASAGGSAPRDAGRRTEDASSERRGRPSAAVQGTSPAPSRLAVSQEVYSGGSARVWSDYLNVHLHPKSLYVIRQYMHDGECGCLEAFGQGESLLQDPSCIEELEDRLHFYVEECDYLQGFQVLCDLHNGFSGVGAKVTELLYDEYSGKGILTWGLTPATSNVGESQKNFYRLMNTALGIVHLSSHSSLFCPLSLSGSLGIKPQPPVTFPYINYDASLNYHSSAILAAALDTLTAPYRLGASQASMMHLAETLNFSGRKVVAAWASVPFPALHGYSLPDTLCAYQQDVPWKLLSSCREQKVSCCFAQSVVLRGIRKESHISSCPGKQPTSPLHTCESTEQILQYYLHTMFPGAFSTSHVLEQPCNTLPPYPQFFSPLLTRQGFLLDRPPSYSPAAVDSIPVLAALQSSPVLHTLLYSLYKDLQKLNTRRWASFFSAGVEQDDFQEALQELRTLSQCYETGFEADESEEEADSD from the exons ATGCGCCCTGGCTggcgcggcggcgcggggcggcagGGCGATGCCGGGGGAGGCGGTGACGCTGCAGCTGGGGCAGTACGCGGGCTGCGTGGGCGCCCACTggtgggggctgcag GACGCCGCGCTGCGCAGTCCCGCCGAGGCCGCCGAGCTCCGCGCCGCCGCGCTGCTCcgccccgggcgggcggcgggcggccgggaGACGCACACGCCGCGCCTGGTGGCGCTGGAGCTGAAAG GGACGGGGAGGTGGCCGCCTACCTGGAGTGCGCCTCGGCCGGGGGCTCCGCGCCGCGGGACGCCGGGCGCCGGACG GAAGACGCTTCCTCCGAGCGGAGGGGAAGGCCCAGCGCTGCGGTTCAAG GCACATCTCCTGCCCCTTCGCGACTTGCTGTTTCCCAGGAAGTTTACTCGGGCGGCAGCGCGCGGGTCTGGTCCGATTACCTCAACGTGCACTTGCATCCCAAGAGTCTCTACGTCATCCGTCAGTACATGCACGATGG ggaGTGTGGTTGTCTAGAAGCCTTTGGACAAGGTGAAAGTCTCCTGCAGGACCCCAGCTGCATAGAGGAGTTGGAGGATCGGTTGCACTTCTATGTTGAAGAATGTGATTATCTGCAG GGATTTCAGGTCCTCTGTGACCTACACAATGGATTCTCTGGAGTTGGTGCCAAGGTGACAGAACTGCTCTACGATGAGTACTCTGGAAAAGGAATCCTGACCTGGGGTTTGACTCCAGCCACAAGTAACGTGGGA GAATCTCAGAAGAATTTTTACAGACTGATGAACACAGCCCTAGGAATTGTCCATCTCTCCAGTCACAGCTCGCTCTTTTGCCCCTTGTCGCTCAGTGGGAGTCTAGGAATCAAGCCACAGCCTCCTGTTACATTTCCGTATATAAACTATGAT GCATCACTTAACTACCACAGTAGCGCAATTTTGGCAGCAGCGCTCGATACCCTCACTGCTCCTTACCGGCTCGGTGCCTCTCAGGCCTCTATGATGCACCTTGCTGAAACACTTAACTTCTCAGGGAGAAAG GTTGTGGCTGCGTGGGCTTCTGTTCCCTTTCCTGCCCTACATGGCTACTCGCTCCCTGATACTTTATGTGCCTACCAGCAGGATGTGCCCTGGAAGCTTCTGTCTTCATGTAGGGAGCAAAAGGTCAGCTGCTGTTTTGCTCAGTCTGTTGTGCTACGAGGAATTCGCAAAGAAAGTCACATCAG cagctgtCCGGGAAAGCAGCCCACTTCTCCACTCCACACTTGCGAGAGCACTGAGCAGATTCTGCAGTATTACTTACACACCATGTTTCCTGGGGCATTCAG CACATCCCACGTGCTTGAGCAGCCATGTAATACCCTGCCTCCGTACCCGcagtttttctctcctcttctgacCAGACAAGGCTTCCTCCTGGACAGACCTCCCAGTTACTCCCCAGCAG CTGTTGACAGCATCCCTGTACTAGCAGCCCTGCAGTCTTCACCAGTTCTGCACACGCTCCTCTACAGCTTGTACAAGGATCTACAGAAGTTGAACACACGGCGGTGGGCCAGCTTCTTCTCTGCTGGAGTTGAGCAGGATGACTTCCAGGAGGCCTTACAGGAGTTAAGAACTCTGTCACAATGCTATGAAACAGGGTTTGAAGCAGATGAATCTGAAGAGGAAGCCGATTCAGACTAA
- the MSTO1 gene encoding protein misato homolog 1 isoform X2 gives MPGEAVTLQLGQYAGCVGAHWWGLQDAALRSPAEAAELRAAALLRPGRAAGGRETHTPRLVALELKGGVGALRPGGAGPEAPVAWDGEVAAYLECASAGGSAPRDAGRRTEDASSERRGRPSAAVQGTSPAPSRLAVSQEVYSGGSARVWSDYLNVHLHPKSLYVIRQYMHDGECGCLEAFGQGESLLQDPSCIEELEDRLHFYVEECDYLQGFQVLCDLHNGFSGVGAKVTELLYDEYSGKGILTWGLTPATSNVGESQKNFYRLMNTALGIVHLSSHSSLFCPLSLSGSLGIKPQPPVTFPYINYDASLNYHSSAILAAALDTLTAPYRLGASQASMMHLAETLNFSGRKVVAAWASVPFPALHGYSLPDTLCAYQQDVPWKLLSSCREQKVSCCFAQSVVLRGIRKESHISCPGKQPTSPLHTCESTEQILQYYLHTMFPGAFSTSHVLEQPCNTLPPYPQFFSPLLTRQGFLLDRPPSYSPAAVDSIPVLAALQSSPVLHTLLYSLYKDLQKLNTRRWASFFSAGVEQDDFQEALQELRTLSQCYETGFEADESEEEADSD, from the exons ATGCCGGGGGAGGCGGTGACGCTGCAGCTGGGGCAGTACGCGGGCTGCGTGGGCGCCCACTggtgggggctgcag GACGCCGCGCTGCGCAGTCCCGCCGAGGCCGCCGAGCTCCGCGCCGCCGCGCTGCTCcgccccgggcgggcggcgggcggccgggaGACGCACACGCCGCGCCTGGTGGCGCTGGAGCTGAAAG GCGGCGTGGGCGCGCTGAGGCCCGGCGGCGCGGGCCCGGAGGCGCCGGTGGCCTG GGACGGGGAGGTGGCCGCCTACCTGGAGTGCGCCTCGGCCGGGGGCTCCGCGCCGCGGGACGCCGGGCGCCGGACG GAAGACGCTTCCTCCGAGCGGAGGGGAAGGCCCAGCGCTGCGGTTCAAG GCACATCTCCTGCCCCTTCGCGACTTGCTGTTTCCCAGGAAGTTTACTCGGGCGGCAGCGCGCGGGTCTGGTCCGATTACCTCAACGTGCACTTGCATCCCAAGAGTCTCTACGTCATCCGTCAGTACATGCACGATGG ggaGTGTGGTTGTCTAGAAGCCTTTGGACAAGGTGAAAGTCTCCTGCAGGACCCCAGCTGCATAGAGGAGTTGGAGGATCGGTTGCACTTCTATGTTGAAGAATGTGATTATCTGCAG GGATTTCAGGTCCTCTGTGACCTACACAATGGATTCTCTGGAGTTGGTGCCAAGGTGACAGAACTGCTCTACGATGAGTACTCTGGAAAAGGAATCCTGACCTGGGGTTTGACTCCAGCCACAAGTAACGTGGGA GAATCTCAGAAGAATTTTTACAGACTGATGAACACAGCCCTAGGAATTGTCCATCTCTCCAGTCACAGCTCGCTCTTTTGCCCCTTGTCGCTCAGTGGGAGTCTAGGAATCAAGCCACAGCCTCCTGTTACATTTCCGTATATAAACTATGAT GCATCACTTAACTACCACAGTAGCGCAATTTTGGCAGCAGCGCTCGATACCCTCACTGCTCCTTACCGGCTCGGTGCCTCTCAGGCCTCTATGATGCACCTTGCTGAAACACTTAACTTCTCAGGGAGAAAG GTTGTGGCTGCGTGGGCTTCTGTTCCCTTTCCTGCCCTACATGGCTACTCGCTCCCTGATACTTTATGTGCCTACCAGCAGGATGTGCCCTGGAAGCTTCTGTCTTCATGTAGGGAGCAAAAGGTCAGCTGCTGTTTTGCTCAGTCTGTTGTGCTACGAGGAATTCGCAAAGAAAGTCACATCAG ctgtCCGGGAAAGCAGCCCACTTCTCCACTCCACACTTGCGAGAGCACTGAGCAGATTCTGCAGTATTACTTACACACCATGTTTCCTGGGGCATTCAG CACATCCCACGTGCTTGAGCAGCCATGTAATACCCTGCCTCCGTACCCGcagtttttctctcctcttctgacCAGACAAGGCTTCCTCCTGGACAGACCTCCCAGTTACTCCCCAGCAG CTGTTGACAGCATCCCTGTACTAGCAGCCCTGCAGTCTTCACCAGTTCTGCACACGCTCCTCTACAGCTTGTACAAGGATCTACAGAAGTTGAACACACGGCGGTGGGCCAGCTTCTTCTCTGCTGGAGTTGAGCAGGATGACTTCCAGGAGGCCTTACAGGAGTTAAGAACTCTGTCACAATGCTATGAAACAGGGTTTGAAGCAGATGAATCTGAAGAGGAAGCCGATTCAGACTAA
- the MSTO1 gene encoding protein misato homolog 1 isoform X4, with protein MPGEAVTLQLGQYAGCVGAHWWGLQDAALRSPAEAAELRAAALLRPGRAAGGRETHTPRLVALELKGGVGALRPGGAGPEAPVAWDGEVAAYLECASAGGSAPRDAGRRTEDASSERRGRPSAAVQGTSPAPSRLAVSQEVYSGGSARVWSDYLNVHLHPKSLYVIRQYMHDGECGCLEAFGQGESLLQDPSCIEELEDRLHFYVEECDYLQGFQVLCDLHNGFSGVGAKVTELLYDEYSGKGILTWGLTPATSNVGASLNYHSSAILAAALDTLTAPYRLGASQASMMHLAETLNFSGRKVVAAWASVPFPALHGYSLPDTLCAYQQDVPWKLLSSCREQKVSCCFAQSVVLRGIRKESHISSCPGKQPTSPLHTCESTEQILQYYLHTMFPGAFSTSHVLEQPCNTLPPYPQFFSPLLTRQGFLLDRPPSYSPAAVDSIPVLAALQSSPVLHTLLYSLYKDLQKLNTRRWASFFSAGVEQDDFQEALQELRTLSQCYETGFEADESEEEADSD; from the exons ATGCCGGGGGAGGCGGTGACGCTGCAGCTGGGGCAGTACGCGGGCTGCGTGGGCGCCCACTggtgggggctgcag GACGCCGCGCTGCGCAGTCCCGCCGAGGCCGCCGAGCTCCGCGCCGCCGCGCTGCTCcgccccgggcgggcggcgggcggccgggaGACGCACACGCCGCGCCTGGTGGCGCTGGAGCTGAAAG GCGGCGTGGGCGCGCTGAGGCCCGGCGGCGCGGGCCCGGAGGCGCCGGTGGCCTG GGACGGGGAGGTGGCCGCCTACCTGGAGTGCGCCTCGGCCGGGGGCTCCGCGCCGCGGGACGCCGGGCGCCGGACG GAAGACGCTTCCTCCGAGCGGAGGGGAAGGCCCAGCGCTGCGGTTCAAG GCACATCTCCTGCCCCTTCGCGACTTGCTGTTTCCCAGGAAGTTTACTCGGGCGGCAGCGCGCGGGTCTGGTCCGATTACCTCAACGTGCACTTGCATCCCAAGAGTCTCTACGTCATCCGTCAGTACATGCACGATGG ggaGTGTGGTTGTCTAGAAGCCTTTGGACAAGGTGAAAGTCTCCTGCAGGACCCCAGCTGCATAGAGGAGTTGGAGGATCGGTTGCACTTCTATGTTGAAGAATGTGATTATCTGCAG GGATTTCAGGTCCTCTGTGACCTACACAATGGATTCTCTGGAGTTGGTGCCAAGGTGACAGAACTGCTCTACGATGAGTACTCTGGAAAAGGAATCCTGACCTGGGGTTTGACTCCAGCCACAAGTAACGTGGGA GCATCACTTAACTACCACAGTAGCGCAATTTTGGCAGCAGCGCTCGATACCCTCACTGCTCCTTACCGGCTCGGTGCCTCTCAGGCCTCTATGATGCACCTTGCTGAAACACTTAACTTCTCAGGGAGAAAG GTTGTGGCTGCGTGGGCTTCTGTTCCCTTTCCTGCCCTACATGGCTACTCGCTCCCTGATACTTTATGTGCCTACCAGCAGGATGTGCCCTGGAAGCTTCTGTCTTCATGTAGGGAGCAAAAGGTCAGCTGCTGTTTTGCTCAGTCTGTTGTGCTACGAGGAATTCGCAAAGAAAGTCACATCAG cagctgtCCGGGAAAGCAGCCCACTTCTCCACTCCACACTTGCGAGAGCACTGAGCAGATTCTGCAGTATTACTTACACACCATGTTTCCTGGGGCATTCAG CACATCCCACGTGCTTGAGCAGCCATGTAATACCCTGCCTCCGTACCCGcagtttttctctcctcttctgacCAGACAAGGCTTCCTCCTGGACAGACCTCCCAGTTACTCCCCAGCAG CTGTTGACAGCATCCCTGTACTAGCAGCCCTGCAGTCTTCACCAGTTCTGCACACGCTCCTCTACAGCTTGTACAAGGATCTACAGAAGTTGAACACACGGCGGTGGGCCAGCTTCTTCTCTGCTGGAGTTGAGCAGGATGACTTCCAGGAGGCCTTACAGGAGTTAAGAACTCTGTCACAATGCTATGAAACAGGGTTTGAAGCAGATGAATCTGAAGAGGAAGCCGATTCAGACTAA
- the MSTO1 gene encoding protein misato homolog 1 isoform X1, with protein MPGEAVTLQLGQYAGCVGAHWWGLQDAALRSPAEAAELRAAALLRPGRAAGGRETHTPRLVALELKGGVGALRPGGAGPEAPVAWDGEVAAYLECASAGGSAPRDAGRRTEDASSERRGRPSAAVQGTSPAPSRLAVSQEVYSGGSARVWSDYLNVHLHPKSLYVIRQYMHDGECGCLEAFGQGESLLQDPSCIEELEDRLHFYVEECDYLQGFQVLCDLHNGFSGVGAKVTELLYDEYSGKGILTWGLTPATSNVGESQKNFYRLMNTALGIVHLSSHSSLFCPLSLSGSLGIKPQPPVTFPYINYDASLNYHSSAILAAALDTLTAPYRLGASQASMMHLAETLNFSGRKVVAAWASVPFPALHGYSLPDTLCAYQQDVPWKLLSSCREQKVSCCFAQSVVLRGIRKESHISSCPGKQPTSPLHTCESTEQILQYYLHTMFPGAFSTSHVLEQPCNTLPPYPQFFSPLLTRQGFLLDRPPSYSPAAVDSIPVLAALQSSPVLHTLLYSLYKDLQKLNTRRWASFFSAGVEQDDFQEALQELRTLSQCYETGFEADESEEEADSD; from the exons ATGCCGGGGGAGGCGGTGACGCTGCAGCTGGGGCAGTACGCGGGCTGCGTGGGCGCCCACTggtgggggctgcag GACGCCGCGCTGCGCAGTCCCGCCGAGGCCGCCGAGCTCCGCGCCGCCGCGCTGCTCcgccccgggcgggcggcgggcggccgggaGACGCACACGCCGCGCCTGGTGGCGCTGGAGCTGAAAG GCGGCGTGGGCGCGCTGAGGCCCGGCGGCGCGGGCCCGGAGGCGCCGGTGGCCTG GGACGGGGAGGTGGCCGCCTACCTGGAGTGCGCCTCGGCCGGGGGCTCCGCGCCGCGGGACGCCGGGCGCCGGACG GAAGACGCTTCCTCCGAGCGGAGGGGAAGGCCCAGCGCTGCGGTTCAAG GCACATCTCCTGCCCCTTCGCGACTTGCTGTTTCCCAGGAAGTTTACTCGGGCGGCAGCGCGCGGGTCTGGTCCGATTACCTCAACGTGCACTTGCATCCCAAGAGTCTCTACGTCATCCGTCAGTACATGCACGATGG ggaGTGTGGTTGTCTAGAAGCCTTTGGACAAGGTGAAAGTCTCCTGCAGGACCCCAGCTGCATAGAGGAGTTGGAGGATCGGTTGCACTTCTATGTTGAAGAATGTGATTATCTGCAG GGATTTCAGGTCCTCTGTGACCTACACAATGGATTCTCTGGAGTTGGTGCCAAGGTGACAGAACTGCTCTACGATGAGTACTCTGGAAAAGGAATCCTGACCTGGGGTTTGACTCCAGCCACAAGTAACGTGGGA GAATCTCAGAAGAATTTTTACAGACTGATGAACACAGCCCTAGGAATTGTCCATCTCTCCAGTCACAGCTCGCTCTTTTGCCCCTTGTCGCTCAGTGGGAGTCTAGGAATCAAGCCACAGCCTCCTGTTACATTTCCGTATATAAACTATGAT GCATCACTTAACTACCACAGTAGCGCAATTTTGGCAGCAGCGCTCGATACCCTCACTGCTCCTTACCGGCTCGGTGCCTCTCAGGCCTCTATGATGCACCTTGCTGAAACACTTAACTTCTCAGGGAGAAAG GTTGTGGCTGCGTGGGCTTCTGTTCCCTTTCCTGCCCTACATGGCTACTCGCTCCCTGATACTTTATGTGCCTACCAGCAGGATGTGCCCTGGAAGCTTCTGTCTTCATGTAGGGAGCAAAAGGTCAGCTGCTGTTTTGCTCAGTCTGTTGTGCTACGAGGAATTCGCAAAGAAAGTCACATCAG cagctgtCCGGGAAAGCAGCCCACTTCTCCACTCCACACTTGCGAGAGCACTGAGCAGATTCTGCAGTATTACTTACACACCATGTTTCCTGGGGCATTCAG CACATCCCACGTGCTTGAGCAGCCATGTAATACCCTGCCTCCGTACCCGcagtttttctctcctcttctgacCAGACAAGGCTTCCTCCTGGACAGACCTCCCAGTTACTCCCCAGCAG CTGTTGACAGCATCCCTGTACTAGCAGCCCTGCAGTCTTCACCAGTTCTGCACACGCTCCTCTACAGCTTGTACAAGGATCTACAGAAGTTGAACACACGGCGGTGGGCCAGCTTCTTCTCTGCTGGAGTTGAGCAGGATGACTTCCAGGAGGCCTTACAGGAGTTAAGAACTCTGTCACAATGCTATGAAACAGGGTTTGAAGCAGATGAATCTGAAGAGGAAGCCGATTCAGACTAA
- the DAP3 gene encoding small ribosomal subunit protein mS29, producing MLRSLKGLVYHPLKLDHGYALHTAAKDCLSSVVSQDVQTLAERPRAVFYTSENDPANHTEHHEGRHYSIPLEEVKAVFPHGLPYRFQQQIKTFNEACLMVRKPALELFTYLKSSNFAHPAVRYVIYGEKGTGKTMTLCHVVHYCARQGWLVLHIPDAHLWVKNCRELMQSSYNKERLDQPLQASFWLKNFKTSNERFLKEIKTQKKYVWGKRESTEEGRPLGEVVEQGLARVRNASDAVGVVLKEIKQQCHLGSFRLLVAVDGVNALWGRTTLKKEDKSPVSPEELTLVYNLRKMMMNDWSGGAVVTTLSQTGSLFKPSSAYLPQELLGKEGFDALDPFVPVPVPNYSPREFESCYRYYLDRKWLQHEKARTEDGKEELRFLSGSNPRQLERLAGPL from the exons ttGGACCATGGGTATGCCCTCCATACGGCAGCCAAGGATTGCTTAAGTTCTGTTGTCAGCCAAGATGTCCAAACACTGGCAGAAAGACCAAGAGCAGTTTTCTATACCAGCGAGAATGACCCG GCCAACCACACGGAACACCACGAGGGTCGCCATTACAGCATTCCACTTGAGGAGGTGAAAGCTGTCTTTCCACATGGACTGCCTTATCGCTTCCAGCAGCAG attaaGACCTTCAATGAAGCCTGCCTGATGGTGCGAAAACCAGCTCTAGAACTTTTCACTTACCTGAAAAGCTCCAACTTTGCACACCCAGCTGTCAGATATGTGATCT ATGGTGagaaaggaacagggaaaacCATGACTCTGTGTCACGTGGTTCACTACTGTGCAAGGCAAGGCTGGCTGGTGCTGCACATCCCCGACG CTCATCTCTGGGTGAAAAACTGCAGGGAGCTTATGCAGTCTTCCTATAACAAAGAACGGCTTGATCAGCCTTTGCAAGCATCTTTCTGGCTCAAGAACTTCAAAACCTCAAATGAGCGCTTCCTAAAAGAG ataaaaacacaaaaaaaatatgtgtgGGGCAAACGAGAAAGCACGGAGGAGGGCAGACCATTGGGTGAAGTGGTGGAGCAG GGTTTAGCTCGCGTGAGAAATGCCAGCGATGCTGTAGGGGTTGTGCTGAAAGAGATAAAGCAGCAATGTCATCTTGGCTCATTCCGACTTCTTGTGGCAGTGGACGGCGTCAACGCGCTCTGGGGAAGGACTACGTTaaagaaggaagacaaaagccCC GTTTCTCCAGAGGAGCTGACACTTGTGTACAACCTaaggaagatgatgatgaatGATTGG AGCGGAGGTGCTGTCGTGACAACCCTCAGCCAGACCGGCTCTCTCTTCAAACCCAGTTCTGCCTATTtgccccaggagctgctgggaaag GAGGGCTTCGACGCGCTGGACCCCTTCGTCCCCGTCCCGGTCCCCAACTACAGCCCGCGGGAGTTCGAGAGCTGCTACCGCTACTACCTCGATCGCAAGTGGCTGCAGCACGAGAAAG CGCGCACGGAGGACGGCAAGGAGGAGCTGCGGTTCCTGAGCGGCTCCAACCCGCGGCAGCTGGAGCGGCTGGCGGGGCCCCTGTAG